The following are encoded together in the bacterium genome:
- a CDS encoding DNA double-strand break repair nuclease NurA, with protein sequence MEKVEQTPFAELPEALVEEMLSHSEKVGEALFNSFKEIQKNKEEMRKQLQDKNFLRKDADLGYPGIPTTCGIDGSYVVERLLATDFAACAAVAIEGLVPPSEKRYWEKPHHKVFIQPEKHNPDTGTVIRGLMMEMELELAAKAPHDIVFLDGSLTTPLIYMNQAINKVLESDEAIIGKNLIEEFKDWLISYKIILESSRSDKLWVSMPKYTTRRELGKELNWPSHYDDRAILTTILSPGEFTPPIQLEQPQQPWHLRLPFNDKELEGLKDEVLSAMDRLYVLYYRPHNWTPALRIEMASSIATNNFRIAVLLQGIKYQCGTPSIFEPYPLYIADCMVKHLGGAIPAFRQTATRRMTELHQGDIGEIFFSMHGYRTEIGR encoded by the coding sequence AAATGCTTTCACATAGCGAAAAGGTTGGAGAAGCGCTTTTTAATTCATTTAAAGAGATACAGAAAAATAAAGAAGAAATGAGAAAGCAATTGCAAGATAAAAATTTCTTGAGAAAAGATGCCGATTTAGGATATCCAGGCATCCCAACTACCTGTGGCATAGATGGTTCTTATGTAGTTGAAAGGCTTTTGGCAACCGATTTCGCTGCTTGTGCAGCCGTTGCAATTGAAGGATTAGTCCCACCCTCTGAAAAAAGATACTGGGAAAAACCCCATCACAAAGTATTTATTCAGCCGGAAAAACATAATCCAGATACAGGCACAGTTATTAGAGGATTAATGATGGAAATGGAGCTTGAACTTGCAGCAAAGGCCCCTCATGATATAGTTTTCCTAGATGGTTCTCTTACCACACCTTTAATATATATGAACCAGGCAATAAACAAGGTATTAGAATCGGATGAGGCAATAATTGGGAAGAATCTTATAGAGGAATTTAAGGATTGGCTTATATCCTATAAAATCATTTTAGAATCTTCCCGAAGCGATAAATTATGGGTAAGTATGCCAAAATATACCACAAGAAGAGAATTAGGGAAAGAGCTCAATTGGCCATCCCATTATGATGACAGGGCAATTTTGACCACTATTTTATCTCCGGGTGAATTTACCCCACCAATTCAGCTAGAACAACCTCAACAGCCTTGGCATTTGAGGCTTCCTTTCAATGATAAAGAACTTGAAGGATTAAAAGATGAGGTTTTATCAGCGATGGATAGGCTTTATGTCTTGTATTATAGACCACATAACTGGACACCAGCTTTAAGGATTGAAATGGCATCTTCTATTGCCACAAATAATTTTCGGATAGCAGTATTACTTCAAGGCATTAAATACCAATGTGGCACTCCTAGTATTTTTGAACCATATCCCCTCTATATAGCAGACTGTATGGTTAAACATCTTGGAGGTGCTATACCTGCCTTTAGGCAGACAGCTACCAGAAGAATGACCGAATTACATCAAGGGGATATAGGAGAGATCTTTTTCAGTATGCATGGTTATAGAACTGAAATTGGGAGGTAA